Proteins encoded together in one Staphylococcus aureus window:
- a CDS encoding aldo/keto reductase, which produces MEVKTFYNGNTMPQIGLGTFRVENDENCMESVKYAIEQGYRSIDTAKVYGNEEQVGAGIRAGLESTGIAREDLFITSKLYFEDFGRENVAAAYEASLSRLGLKYLDLYLVHWPGTNEAVMVDTWKGMEDLYKNNNVKNIGVSNFEPEHLEALLAQVSIKPVINQVEYHPYLTQHKLKLYLAAQRIVMESWSPLMNAQILNDETIKDIAQELGKSPAQVVLRWNVQHAVVTIPKSVTPNRISENFQIFDFELSDEQMTRIDGLNQDKRIGPDPKKFEG; this is translated from the coding sequence ATGGAGGTTAAAACATTTTATAATGGAAACACGATGCCACAAATTGGTTTAGGGACATTTCGTGTGGAAAATGATGAAAATTGCATGGAAAGTGTTAAGTATGCCATTGAACAAGGATATCGTAGTATTGATACCGCAAAAGTTTATGGGAATGAAGAACAAGTAGGTGCTGGCATTCGTGCCGGATTGGAGTCAACTGGTATTGCTAGAGAAGACTTATTTATTACTTCAAAATTATATTTTGAGGATTTCGGTCGTGAAAATGTAGCAGCTGCTTACGAAGCTAGTTTATCTAGATTAGGTTTAAAATACTTAGATTTGTATCTAGTACATTGGCCAGGTACGAACGAAGCCGTAATGGTTGATACATGGAAAGGTATGGAAGATTTATATAAAAATAATAATGTTAAAAATATAGGTGTCAGCAATTTTGAACCTGAACATTTGGAAGCTTTGTTGGCACAAGTGTCAATTAAACCTGTAATTAATCAAGTTGAATATCATCCATATTTAACCCAACATAAATTGAAATTATATTTGGCAGCACAACGTATCGTGATGGAATCTTGGTCACCATTGATGAATGCACAAATTTTAAATGATGAGACAATTAAAGACATTGCTCAAGAATTAGGAAAGTCACCTGCCCAAGTTGTTTTAAGATGGAATGTGCAGCATGCTGTGGTTACAATCCCTAAATCGGTGACACCAAACAGAATCTCTGAAAATTTCCAAATATTTGATTTCGAATTATCAGATGAACAAATGACGCGAATTGATGGTTTAAATCAAGATAAGAGAATTGGACCTGATCCAAAAAAATTTGAAGGCTAG
- a CDS encoding nuclease-related domain-containing protein, which produces MDLSSPIVIGLIIAVVIALIFFVLFLVALGSKKKVKRQTEEKYEQQEQNIKKSHEEALEKERIQNKKTITKQQEDYNHMVSTKDREIDALKLFSKNHSEYVTDMRLIGIRERLVKEKRIRPEDMHIMANIFLPKDGFNNIERISHLVLTRTGLYIIDSQLLKGHVYNGISGGQFKDLPPMEQVFDTLDLDKSRPQTIVMDQNDDKRSLSFVNYSDQIEAIKQLAEDLQKELGAKYTPTSILYFNLKNEGDVTISNYNQNSAVKVLVGAEQLDEFFNKFVFHGRIQYNVEDLQQMMDKIESFN; this is translated from the coding sequence ATGGATTTATCTTCACCGATAGTCATTGGACTCATTATTGCAGTAGTCATTGCATTAATCTTTTTTGTCCTTTTTTTAGTTGCCTTAGGTAGTAAGAAAAAAGTTAAGCGACAAACAGAAGAAAAGTATGAACAACAAGAACAAAACATTAAAAAGTCTCATGAAGAAGCTTTAGAGAAAGAGCGTATTCAAAATAAAAAGACAATTACAAAACAACAAGAAGATTATAATCACATGGTTAGTACAAAAGATCGTGAGATTGACGCATTAAAATTGTTCTCGAAAAATCATAGTGAATATGTAACGGACATGAGATTAATTGGTATTCGTGAAAGATTAGTTAAAGAAAAACGAATTCGACCAGAAGATATGCACATTATGGCAAATATCTTTTTACCAAAGGATGGCTTTAATAATATTGAACGAATTAGTCATTTAGTATTAACAAGAACTGGTCTTTATATTATTGATTCTCAATTGTTAAAAGGTCATGTTTATAATGGTATTAGTGGCGGTCAATTTAAAGATTTACCACCAATGGAACAAGTATTTGATACATTGGATTTAGATAAATCTAGACCGCAAACTATTGTGATGGATCAAAATGATGACAAACGTTCATTATCATTTGTAAATTATTCAGATCAAATTGAGGCGATTAAACAATTGGCTGAAGACTTACAAAAAGAATTAGGTGCCAAATATACACCAACTTCAATTTTATACTTTAATCTTAAAAATGAAGGCGATGTAACGATTTCAAATTATAATCAAAATAGTGCTGTCAAAGTGCTTGTCGGTGCTGAACAATTAGACGAGTTCTTTAACAAATTTGTATTCCATGGTCGTATTCAATACAACGTGGAAGACTTACAACAAATGATGGATAAAATTGAATCATTCAATTAA
- the metK gene encoding methionine adenosyltransferase, whose translation MLNNKRLFTSESVTEGHPDKIADQVSDAILDAILKDDPNARVACETTVTTGMALIAGEISTTTYVDIPKVVRETIKEIGYTRAKYGYDYETMAILTAIDEQSPDIAQGVDKALEYRDKDSEEEIEATGAGDQGLMFGYATNETETYMPLAIYLSHQLAKRLSDVRKDGTLNYLRPDGKVQVTVEYDENDNPVRIDTIVVSTQHAEDVTLEQIQEDIKAHVIYPTVPENLINEQTKFYINPTGRFVIGGPQGDAGLTGRKIIVDTYGGYARHGGGCFSGKDPTKVDRSAAYAARYVAKNIVAAGLADQCEVQLAYAIGVAEPVSIAIDTFGTGKVSEGQLVEAVRKHFDLRPAGIIKMLDLKQPIYKQTAAYGHFGRTDVLFPWEKLDKVEELKDAVK comes from the coding sequence ATGTTAAATAACAAACGATTATTTACTTCAGAGTCTGTTACAGAAGGACACCCAGATAAAATCGCTGACCAAGTGTCAGATGCAATATTAGATGCTATTTTAAAAGACGATCCAAATGCACGTGTAGCTTGTGAAACAACTGTTACAACAGGTATGGCATTGATCGCCGGCGAAATTTCTACAACAACATATGTTGATATTCCGAAAGTTGTTAGAGAAACAATTAAAGAAATTGGATACACAAGAGCAAAATATGGTTATGATTATGAAACAATGGCAATTTTAACTGCGATTGATGAACAATCACCTGACATTGCACAAGGCGTGGATAAAGCATTAGAGTATCGTGATAAAGATAGCGAAGAAGAAATTGAAGCAACAGGTGCAGGTGACCAAGGTTTAATGTTTGGTTACGCAACGAATGAAACAGAGACGTATATGCCTCTAGCAATTTATTTATCACATCAATTGGCAAAACGTTTATCAGATGTGCGTAAAGATGGTACGTTAAATTATTTACGACCAGACGGTAAAGTTCAGGTCACTGTTGAATATGATGAAAATGATAACCCAGTACGTATTGATACGATTGTCGTATCAACACAACATGCTGAGGATGTGACACTTGAACAAATTCAAGAAGACATTAAAGCACATGTCATTTATCCAACTGTTCCAGAAAACTTGATTAATGAACAAACTAAATTCTACATCAATCCTACAGGACGCTTTGTAATCGGTGGACCTCAAGGTGATGCAGGATTAACAGGACGTAAAATCATTGTTGATACGTACGGTGGCTATGCACGTCATGGTGGCGGATGCTTCAGTGGTAAGGATCCTACAAAAGTAGACCGTTCAGCTGCATACGCTGCACGTTATGTGGCTAAAAATATTGTTGCAGCAGGTTTAGCAGATCAATGTGAAGTACAATTGGCATATGCGATTGGTGTTGCAGAACCAGTGTCAATTGCAATTGATACATTTGGAACAGGTAAAGTTTCTGAAGGGCAACTTGTCGAAGCAGTTAGAAAACACTTTGACCTAAGACCTGCAGGTATTATTAAAATGCTTGATTTGAAACAACCGATTTACAAACAAACTGCTGCTTATGGTCATTTTGGACGTACAGATGTCTTATTCCCATGGGAAAAATTAGACAAAGTGGAAGAATTAAAAGACGCAGTAAAATAA
- the pckA gene encoding phosphoenolpyruvate carboxykinase (ATP), protein MSVDTYTETTKIDKLLKKPTSHFQLSTTQLYNKILDNNEGVLTELGAVNASTGKYTGRSPKDKFFVSEPSYRDNIDWGEINQPIDEETFLKLYHKVLDYLDKKDELYVFKGYAGSDKDTMLKLTVINELAWHNLFAKNMFIRPESKEEATKIKPNFTIVSAPHFKADPEVDGTKSETFVIISFKHKVILIGGTEYAGEMKKGIFSVMNYLLPMQDIMSMHCSANVGEKGDVALFFGLSGTGKTTLSADPHRKLIGDDEHGWNKNGVFNIEGGCYAKAINLSKEKEPQIFDAIKYGAILENTVVAEDGSVDFEDNRYTENTRAAYPINHIDNIVVPSKAAHPNTIIFLTADAFGVIPPISKLNKDQAMYHFLSGFTSKLAGTERGVTEPEPSFSTCFGAPFFPLHPTVYADLLGELIDLHDVDVYLVNTGWTGGKYGVGRRISLHYTRQMVNQAISGKLKNAEYTKDSTFGLSIPVEIEDVPKTILNPINAWSDKEKYKAQAEDLIQRFEKNFEKFGEKVEHIAEKGSFNK, encoded by the coding sequence ATGTCAGTAGACACATACACTGAAACAACTAAAATTGACAAATTACTGAAAAAACCAACGTCACATTTTCAACTTTCGACGACACAACTTTATAATAAAATCTTAGACAATAACGAAGGGGTATTAACAGAACTTGGTGCTGTTAATGCAAGTACTGGAAAATATACTGGTCGTTCGCCTAAAGACAAATTTTTTGTCTCTGAACCTTCATATAGAGATAACATTGATTGGGGAGAAATTAATCAACCTATCGATGAAGAAACTTTCTTGAAGTTATACCATAAAGTACTAGACTATTTAGATAAAAAAGATGAACTATACGTATTTAAAGGCTACGCTGGTAGCGATAAAGATACAATGTTAAAACTTACAGTCATCAATGAATTAGCATGGCATAATTTATTTGCTAAAAATATGTTTATTAGACCTGAATCAAAAGAAGAAGCTACAAAGATTAAACCTAACTTCACTATCGTTTCTGCACCACATTTTAAAGCAGATCCAGAAGTTGATGGTACTAAATCTGAAACCTTTGTCATTATTTCATTTAAACACAAAGTCATTTTAATCGGCGGTACTGAATACGCTGGTGAAATGAAAAAAGGTATCTTCTCTGTAATGAATTATCTCTTACCGATGCAAGATATTATGAGCATGCATTGCTCAGCAAACGTTGGTGAAAAAGGCGATGTTGCATTATTCTTTGGTCTATCTGGCACTGGTAAAACAACCTTATCGGCTGACCCACACCGTAAACTAATCGGTGATGATGAACACGGCTGGAATAAAAACGGGGTCTTTAATATCGAAGGTGGCTGCTATGCAAAAGCAATTAATCTTTCCAAAGAAAAAGAACCACAGATTTTTGACGCAATCAAATATGGTGCAATTTTAGAGAACACTGTAGTTGCAGAAGATGGTTCAGTGGACTTTGAAGACAATCGTTATACAGAAAACACGCGTGCCGCTTATCCAATTAATCACATTGACAATATTGTAGTACCATCTAAAGCAGCACATCCAAATACAATTATTTTCTTAACTGCGGATGCATTTGGTGTTATTCCACCGATTTCAAAGTTAAATAAAGACCAAGCAATGTATCATTTCTTGAGTGGTTTCACTTCTAAATTAGCTGGTACAGAGCGTGGTGTGACAGAACCTGAACCATCATTCTCAACATGTTTCGGAGCACCGTTCTTCCCGTTACACCCTACTGTTTACGCTGATCTATTAGGTGAACTTATCGATTTACATGATGTTGATGTTTATCTTGTTAATACTGGATGGACTGGCGGAAAATATGGTGTAGGACGTAGAATCAGCTTACATTACACACGTCAAATGGTAAACCAAGCGATTTCTGGCAAATTGAAAAATGCAGAATATACAAAAGATAGTACGTTTGGTTTAAGCATTCCTGTAGAAATTGAAGATGTACCGAAAACAATTTTAAATCCAATTAATGCTTGGAGCGACAAAGAGAAATATAAAGCACAAGCAGAAGATTTAATTCAACGTTTTGAAAAGAACTTCGAAAAATTTGGTGAAAAAGTTGAACATATTGCTGAAAAAGGTAGCTTCAACAAATAA
- the tnpA gene encoding IS200/IS605 family transposase, which yields MSSDTNSLAHTKWNCKYHIVFAPKYRRQVIYGKIKKDIGIILRQLCERKGVEIIEAEACKDHIHMLVSIPPKLGVSSFVGYLKGKSSLMIFDRHANLKYRYGNRKFWCKGFYVDTVGRNKKVIENYIRNQLQEDIVADQISMEEYLDPFTGEKNKKRKKKE from the coding sequence ATGTCATCTGACACAAACAGTTTAGCACATACAAAATGGAATTGTAAGTATCATATTGTCTTTGCACCTAAATACAGAAGACAAGTGATATATGGAAAAATAAAAAAAGATATAGGGATTATATTGCGTCAATTATGTGAAAGAAAAGGTGTAGAGATAATTGAAGCAGAGGCATGTAAAGATCATATCCATATGTTAGTTAGTATACCACCCAAACTTGGGGTATCATCATTTGTTGGCTATTTAAAAGGAAAAAGTAGTTTAATGATATTTGATAGACATGCTAACTTAAAGTATAGATATGGAAATAGAAAGTTTTGGTGTAAAGGATTTTATGTGGATACAGTAGGTAGAAATAAAAAAGTGATTGAAAATTATATTCGTAATCAATTACAAGAGGATATCGTTGCAGACCAAATCTCAATGGAAGAATATTTAGATCCTTTCACTGGAGAGAAAAATAAAAAAAGAAAGAAAAAAGAGTAA
- a CDS encoding S9 family peptidase — protein MPIEYFTHQFEEITYLSDDLQVKALMMTPHHEVNRIVVYLRGGKGQVGRVRAGRLMQFSDSQTLVIGPYYRGNNGSEGKDEFYRGDLNDVTQLLRLLHDKYPHAFIHMVGFSRGGLQGLLTFQDLPVTSYTIWGGVSDIDLMYEERVDLRGMLRRMIGHPKKDRAAYEARQAIPNINENSPPILIVHGGKDQQVGIHHAYYLADQLELKGATHETFYQMAEGHVPRPPAMVETLTYIKEFMNQVESHS, from the coding sequence ATGCCAATTGAATATTTTACGCATCAATTCGAAGAAATTACATATTTGTCAGATGACTTACAAGTAAAAGCTTTAATGATGACACCACATCATGAAGTAAATCGCATTGTAGTTTATTTGCGAGGTGGCAAAGGTCAAGTAGGACGTGTGCGCGCAGGTAGATTAATGCAATTTTCAGATAGTCAAACTTTAGTGATTGGGCCATACTACCGAGGTAACAATGGGAGTGAAGGCAAAGACGAATTTTACCGTGGCGATTTAAATGATGTGACGCAATTATTAAGGTTGCTACATGATAAATATCCACATGCATTTATCCACATGGTTGGTTTTTCGCGAGGTGGTTTACAAGGATTGTTGACATTTCAAGACTTACCAGTAACAAGTTATACAATCTGGGGTGGTGTCTCAGATATTGATTTAATGTATGAAGAACGTGTCGATTTAAGAGGCATGCTACGAAGAATGATTGGTCATCCGAAAAAAGATCGAGCGGCATATGAGGCACGCCAAGCGATTCCAAACATTAATGAAAACAGTCCGCCAATATTAATTGTACATGGAGGGAAAGACCAGCAAGTTGGTATTCATCATGCGTATTATTTAGCGGACCAACTAGAGTTAAAAGGTGCCACGCATGAAACATTTTATCAAATGGCAGAAGGACATGTGCCAAGACCACCAGCGATGGTTGAAACATTGACTTATATTAAAGAGTTTATGAACCAAGTTGAGTCGCATAGCTAG
- the ytkD gene encoding RNA deprotection pyrophosphohydrolase, which produces MKFRDKDNRQVNLTFKKDNEIADGNHVLAIPTFKNQLLFTKHNLRGIEFPGGKRERGESSAEAVTRELYEETGAKVKNIYYIAQYTIETHDQTDFVKDVYFIEVESLVSKNDYLETAGPVLFNCINDIELAQRSFLLQDSTILKCVERVQSLGFYQT; this is translated from the coding sequence GTGAAGTTTAGGGATAAAGATAATCGTCAAGTTAATTTGACATTTAAAAAGGATAATGAGATAGCAGATGGCAATCATGTGCTAGCTATTCCAACGTTTAAAAATCAATTGCTTTTTACCAAACATAATTTACGGGGGATTGAATTTCCTGGTGGTAAAAGGGAACGCGGGGAAAGTAGTGCTGAAGCAGTTACACGTGAATTATATGAAGAAACAGGCGCCAAAGTTAAAAATATTTATTACATAGCACAATATACCATTGAAACACATGATCAAACTGATTTTGTAAAAGATGTATATTTTATCGAAGTTGAATCATTGGTAAGCAAGAACGATTATTTAGAAACAGCAGGGCCAGTGTTGTTTAACTGTATCAATGATATTGAACTCGCACAACGGAGTTTCTTACTGCAAGATAGTACCATTTTAAAATGCGTAGAGAGGGTGCAATCACTTGGGTTTTATCAAACGTAA
- the yidD gene encoding membrane protein insertion efficiency factor YidD, which yields MKKIFLAMIHFYQRFISPLTPPTCRFYPTCSEYTREAIQYHGAFKGLYLGIRRILKCHPLHKGGFDPVPLKKDKSASKHSHKHNH from the coding sequence ATGAAAAAGATATTCTTGGCGATGATTCATTTTTATCAACGTTTCATTTCGCCACTCACTCCACCAACTTGTCGTTTTTATCCAACATGTTCAGAGTACACTAGAGAAGCGATTCAATACCACGGTGCTTTCAAAGGCCTTTATTTAGGTATCCGTCGTATTTTAAAATGTCATCCGCTTCATAAAGGCGGCTTTGACCCTGTTCCGTTAAAAAAAGACAAGTCAGCAAGCAAGCATTCACATAAACATAACCATTAA
- the menC gene encoding o-succinylbenzoate synthase — MKLTALHFYKYSEPFKSQIVTPKVTLTHRDCLFIELIDDKGNAYFGECNAFQTDWYDHETIASVKHVIEQWFEDNRNKSFETYEAALKLVDSLENTPAARATIVMALYQMFHVLPSFSVAYGATASGLSNKQLESLKATKPTRIKLKWTPQIMHQIRVLRELDFHFQLVIDANESLDRQDFTQLQLLAREQVLYIEEPFKDISMLDEVADGTIPPIALDEKATSLLDIINLIELYNVKVVVLKPFRLGGIDKVQTAIDTLKSHGAKVVIGGMYEYGLSRYFTAMLARKGDYPGDVTPAGYYFEQDVVAHSGILKEGRLEFRPPLVDITQLQPY; from the coding sequence ATGAAGTTGACAGCTTTGCATTTTTATAAATATAGTGAGCCATTTAAGTCACAAATTGTAACACCGAAAGTCACTTTAACGCATCGTGATTGTTTGTTTATCGAATTGATTGATGACAAAGGAAATGCATATTTCGGGGAATGTAACGCTTTTCAAACAGATTGGTATGATCATGAAACAATTGCCTCAGTGAAACATGTAATTGAGCAATGGTTCGAAGATAATAGAAATAAATCATTTGAAACGTATGAAGCAGCACTAAAATTAGTAGATTCATTGGAAAATACGCCTGCTGCAAGGGCAACTATTGTCATGGCATTGTATCAAATGTTTCATGTACTGCCTTCATTTTCAGTAGCATATGGAGCGACAGCGAGCGGCTTATCAAATAAACAACTAGAGTCATTAAAAGCAACAAAGCCGACCAGAATTAAATTAAAATGGACGCCTCAAATCATGCATCAAATTAGAGTGTTACGGGAATTAGACTTTCACTTTCAATTGGTTATAGATGCAAATGAGTCCTTGGATCGTCAAGATTTCACACAGTTACAGTTATTAGCGCGTGAACAGGTTCTTTATATCGAAGAGCCATTTAAAGATATCTCCATGCTTGATGAAGTAGCGGATGGAACAATACCTCCAATAGCCCTTGATGAAAAGGCAACATCGTTGTTGGACATAATTAATTTGATAGAATTATACAATGTGAAAGTTGTTGTATTAAAACCATTTCGTCTAGGTGGCATTGATAAAGTGCAAACGGCAATTGATACTTTGAAAAGTCATGGTGCAAAAGTGGTTATTGGCGGCATGTACGAATATGGTTTAAGCCGCTATTTTACAGCGATGCTTGCTCGTAAAGGTGATTATCCAGGAGATGTTACACCAGCAGGTTATTATTTTGAACAAGATGTGGTGGCGCATTCAGGCATATTAAAAGAGGGGCGACTCGAATTTCGCCCCCCTTTAGTGGATATAACTCAATTACAACCATATTAA
- the menE gene encoding o-succinylbenzoate--CoA ligase, which translates to MDFWLYKQAQQNGHHIAITDGQESYTYQNLYCEASLLAKRLKAYQQSRVGLYIDNSIQSIILIHACWLANIEIAMINTRLTPNEMTNQMKSIDVQLIFCTLPLELRGFQIVSLDDIEFAGRDITTNSLLDNTMGIQYETSNETVVPKESPSNILNTSFNLDDIASIMFTSGTTGPQKAVPQTFRNHYASAIGCKESLGFDRDTNWLSVLPIYHISGLSVLLRAVIEGFTVRIVDKFNAEQILTMIKNERITHISLVPQTLNWLMQQGLHEPYNLQKILLGGAKLSATMIETALQYNLPIYNSFGMTETCSQFLTATPEMLHARPDTVGMPSANVDVKIKNPNKEGHGELMIKGANVMNVYLYPTDLTGTFENGYFNTGDIAEIDHEGYVMIYDRRKDLIISGGENIYPYQIETVAKQFPGISDAVCVGHPDDTWGQVPKLYFVSESDISKAQLIAYLSQHLAKYKVPKHFEKVDTLPYTSTGKLQRNKLYRG; encoded by the coding sequence ATGGACTTTTGGTTATATAAACAAGCACAACAAAATGGACATCATATTGCGATAACAGACGGTCAAGAATCTTATACTTATCAAAATTTATACTGTGAAGCGAGTCTATTGGCTAAAAGACTCAAGGCTTATCAACAATCTCGTGTTGGGCTATACATAGATAATTCGATTCAATCGATCATTTTAATACATGCATGTTGGTTGGCAAATATTGAAATTGCGATGATTAATACAAGGTTGACACCTAATGAGATGACGAATCAGATGAAGTCAATCGATGTACAATTGATTTTTTGTACCTTGCCACTGGAATTACGAGGGTTTCAAATTGTATCGCTGGATGATATTGAATTCGCTGGAAGGGATATTACAACGAACAGTTTGTTGGACAACACAATGGGTATCCAATATGAAACATCGAATGAAACTGTGGTGCCGAAAGAGTCGCCGTCCAACATATTAAATACATCATTTAATTTAGATGACATTGCATCGATTATGTTTACATCAGGGACAACGGGCCCTCAAAAAGCGGTGCCACAAACGTTTCGTAATCATTATGCCAGTGCAATCGGATGTAAAGAGAGCTTGGGATTTGATCGTGACACTAATTGGCTATCTGTCTTGCCGATTTATCATATTTCGGGTCTCAGTGTACTTTTAAGAGCTGTTATTGAAGGTTTTACTGTGCGCATTGTTGATAAATTCAATGCCGAACAAATTTTAACGATGATTAAAAATGAACGAATCACGCACATTTCGCTTGTGCCACAAACTTTAAATTGGCTTATGCAACAAGGTTTACATGAACCTTATAATTTACAAAAAATATTACTCGGCGGTGCTAAATTATCTGCCACTATGATAGAGACGGCATTACAATATAACCTGCCAATTTATAATTCATTTGGTATGACTGAGACATGTTCGCAATTTTTAACAGCAACACCGGAAATGTTGCATGCACGTCCTGACACTGTAGGGATGCCAAGTGCCAATGTTGACGTAAAAATTAAAAATCCTAATAAAGAAGGTCATGGAGAATTAATGATTAAAGGCGCCAATGTGATGAATGTATATTTGTATCCAACAGATTTAACGGGTACGTTTGAAAATGGTTATTTTAATACGGGTGACATTGCTGAAATAGATCATGAAGGTTATGTCATGATTTATGACCGACGTAAAGATTTAATTATTAGTGGCGGTGAAAATATTTATCCATATCAAATTGAAACGGTAGCGAAGCAATTTCCAGGTATCAGTGACGCAGTATGTGTAGGGCATCCTGATGATACTTGGGGCCAAGTGCCTAAATTATATTTTGTCAGTGAAAGTGACATTTCAAAGGCACAATTGATTGCATATTTATCACAACATTTAGCGAAATATAAAGTACCGAAACACTTTGAAAAGGTTGATACTTTACCTTATACATCAACAGGTAAATTACAAAGAAATAAGTTGTATAGAGGATGA
- a CDS encoding DUF4909 domain-containing protein, whose translation MKICLMLYLLIFLSSCSTNNKIVGQRFEIQQHNETIGSIYFSADYAHIRGIEKGTAKYFIDKVGSKRYLFIEYIPDNVLNCKPDFWKTLKYKKDKVTYYVYLIENLDDEVFHLSALQDMNRIPIDIADDVATMGKSPHQNDRMTLKLNKNN comes from the coding sequence ATGAAAATATGTTTAATGCTATATCTACTGATTTTTTTAAGTAGTTGTAGCACAAATAATAAAATAGTAGGCCAACGATTTGAAATACAACAACATAATGAAACAATAGGTAGTATTTACTTTTCAGCAGACTATGCACATATAAGAGGTATAGAAAAAGGCACTGCAAAATATTTCATAGACAAAGTAGGCAGCAAACGTTACTTATTTATTGAATATATTCCGGATAATGTATTGAATTGCAAGCCGGACTTTTGGAAAACGTTAAAATATAAAAAGGACAAGGTAACATATTATGTATATCTCATTGAAAATTTAGATGATGAAGTATTCCATTTAAGTGCATTACAAGACATGAACCGTATACCAATTGACATTGCAGATGATGTGGCAACAATGGGTAAATCACCACATCAAAATGACAGAATGACACTAAAATTAAATAAAAATAACTGA
- a CDS encoding excalibur calcium-binding domain-containing protein, with protein sequence MKITYKYRGDLPLNTENNKNQNQSVKNSERRGMLKGCGGCLISFILLIILLSACSMMFSNNDNSTNNQSSKTQLTQKDENKNEDKPEEKSETATDEDLQSTEEVPANENTENNQHEIDEITTKDQSDDDINTPNVAEDKSQDDLKDDLKEKQQSSNHHQSTQPKTSPSTETNTQQSFANCKQLRQVYPNGVTADHPAYRPHLDRDKDKRACEPDKY encoded by the coding sequence ATGAAAATAACATATAAATATAGAGGAGATTTACCTTTGAATACAGAGAACAACAAGAATCAAAACCAATCTGTTAAAAATTCTGAAAGACGCGGCATGTTAAAAGGATGCGGCGGTTGCCTTATTTCTTTTATTTTATTAATAATCTTATTATCAGCCTGTTCAATGATGTTTAGTAATAATGACAATTCCACTAATAATCAATCATCAAAAACGCAATTAACTCAAAAAGATGAAAATAAAAATGAAGATAAGCCTGAGGAAAAATCAGAAACAGCAACAGATGAGGATTTACAATCAACCGAAGAAGTACCTGCAAATGAAAATACTGAAAATAATCAACATGAAATTGATGAAATAACAACAAAAGATCAATCAGACGATGATATTAACACACCAAACGTTGCAGAAGATAAATCACAAGACGACTTGAAAGATGATTTAAAAGAAAAGCAACAATCAAGTAACCATCATCAATCCACGCAACCTAAGACCTCACCATCAACTGAAACAAACACGCAACAATCATTTGCTAATTGTAAGCAACTTAGACAAGTATATCCGAATGGTGTCACTGCCGATCATCCAGCATATCGACCACATTTAGATAGAGATAAAGATAAACGTGCATGTGAACCTGATAAATATTAA